In a genomic window of Micromonospora cremea:
- a CDS encoding polyprenol monophosphomannose synthase, whose protein sequence is MIEPVQLPSPWRDARLTVVVPTYNEAGNLPALVERLLALPLPGLRILVADDNSPDGTGEVADKLAIEHPDRIEVVHRAGKEGLGRAYVDGMSRALDSGAEYVAQMDADLSHPPAALPGMLGALLSTQAGVVIGSRYVPGGELDENWPLYRRALSGWANLYVHTLLRVRIRDLTAGFKIWRADALRDIGLDRVQSNGYSFQVEMHYLATKLGHTILEVPIRFEERRDGESKMTTATKIESALMPFRLRSKHRNITS, encoded by the coding sequence ATGATCGAGCCCGTGCAGCTGCCGTCGCCGTGGCGGGACGCGCGCCTGACCGTCGTGGTGCCCACCTACAACGAGGCGGGCAACCTCCCGGCGCTGGTCGAGCGGCTGCTCGCACTGCCGCTGCCGGGGCTGCGCATCCTCGTTGCCGACGACAACTCCCCCGACGGCACGGGCGAGGTGGCCGACAAGTTGGCCATCGAGCACCCGGACCGGATCGAGGTGGTGCACCGGGCCGGCAAGGAGGGCCTGGGCCGGGCCTACGTGGACGGGATGAGCCGGGCGCTCGACAGCGGCGCCGAGTACGTGGCGCAGATGGACGCCGACCTGTCCCACCCGCCGGCGGCGCTGCCGGGGATGCTGGGCGCGCTGCTCTCCACCCAGGCCGGCGTGGTGATCGGTTCCCGGTACGTGCCCGGTGGCGAGCTGGACGAGAACTGGCCGCTGTACCGCCGGGCGCTGAGCGGTTGGGCGAACCTCTACGTGCACACGCTGCTGCGGGTGCGGATCCGGGACCTGACCGCCGGCTTCAAGATCTGGCGGGCGGACGCGCTGCGGGACATCGGCCTGGACCGGGTGCAGTCCAACGGCTACAGCTTCCAGGTGGAGATGCACTACCTGGCCACCAAGCTGGGGCACACGATCCTGGAGGTGCCGATCCGCTTCGAGGAGCGGCGCGACGGGGAGTCCAAGATGACCACCGCCACCAAGATCGAGAGTGCGCTGATGCCGTTCCGCCTGCGCAGCAAGCACCGCAACATCACCAGCTGA
- a CDS encoding DUF2795 domain-containing protein: protein MERGNSKHGPRIDEQMSQEVSGLVQGPGTGGSRVDESRVPEPAGEDQPEATTAPAGELRTGAPKGMSSQDVEQRSRLGRFITMSALPGDRETLVANARDNDAPDDIVRALERLPEGTRYQTVSEVWAALGNKNETTRW from the coding sequence ATGGAGCGTGGCAACAGCAAGCACGGACCGAGGATCGATGAGCAGATGAGCCAGGAGGTCAGCGGCCTTGTCCAGGGGCCGGGGACCGGTGGCTCTCGGGTCGACGAGTCCCGTGTGCCGGAACCGGCCGGCGAGGACCAGCCCGAGGCGACCACCGCCCCGGCGGGTGAACTGCGCACCGGCGCCCCCAAGGGGATGAGCTCCCAGGACGTCGAGCAGCGCAGCCGGCTGGGTCGTTTCATCACGATGAGCGCCCTGCCCGGCGACCGGGAAACGCTGGTCGCCAACGCGCGCGACAACGACGCGCCGGACGACATCGTGAGGGCGCTGGAGCGGCTGCCCGAGGGCACCCGCTACCAGACGGTCTCCGAGGTGTGGGCCGCGCTCGGCAACAAGAACGAGACAACCCGCTGGTGA
- a CDS encoding mechanosensitive ion channel family protein → MLKTLAVGQADIGDAIADTWRSVLLFIPKAVAFIVILVVGWLIARAVLKIVDTVLERVHFDRAVERGGIKRALERTKYDASDILARLAYYAVLLFTLQFAFGVWGPNAISDLISGVVAWLPRAFVAIIIVVVAAAIANAVRDLVTGALGGLSYGKVLADLTAIFIIALGVIAALNQVGIATTVTTPVLIAVLATVAGILIIGVGGGLVKPMQNRWDRWLDRAAEEARAVQESRRATTAGRGDVERQMADRGGDRTQAMPQVEEQATQYRP, encoded by the coding sequence ATGCTGAAAACCCTCGCGGTCGGGCAGGCCGACATCGGTGATGCCATCGCCGACACCTGGAGGTCGGTGCTGCTCTTCATCCCGAAGGCCGTGGCCTTCATCGTGATCCTCGTGGTCGGCTGGCTCATCGCCAGAGCGGTCCTGAAGATCGTGGACACGGTACTGGAACGGGTGCACTTCGACCGGGCGGTCGAACGCGGAGGCATCAAACGTGCGCTGGAGAGAACGAAGTACGACGCCAGCGACATCCTGGCCAGACTGGCGTACTACGCGGTACTGCTGTTCACGCTGCAGTTCGCGTTCGGCGTCTGGGGGCCCAACGCGATCAGTGACCTGATCAGCGGCGTGGTGGCCTGGCTGCCGCGCGCGTTCGTGGCGATCATCATCGTGGTGGTGGCGGCCGCGATCGCGAACGCCGTCCGTGATCTGGTCACCGGGGCGCTGGGCGGTCTCTCGTACGGCAAGGTCCTGGCCGACCTGACGGCCATCTTCATCATCGCGCTCGGCGTGATCGCGGCGCTGAACCAGGTGGGTATCGCCACCACGGTGACCACGCCGGTGCTGATCGCGGTGCTCGCCACGGTGGCCGGCATCCTGATCATCGGTGTCGGTGGTGGTCTGGTGAAGCCCATGCAGAACCGGTGGGACCGCTGGCTGGACCGGGCGGCCGAGGAGGCTCGGGCGGTGCAGGAGAGCCGGCGGGCGACCACGGCCGGACGCGGTGACGTGGAGCGGCAGATGGCCGACCGTGGGGGCGACCGCACCCAGGCCATGCCGCAGGTCGAAGAGCAGGCGACGCAGTACCGCCCGTAG
- a CDS encoding aldehyde dehydrogenase family protein gives MYTVAQLMGGVWGAGGGGGELVVNDPADGSPVSSVPVATADEVGKAVAAAREAAAEWASTAPATRAAAVHRAADAVEAVAEELAAAVTAEMGKPLADARGGVEAGIGTLRQYAELAPLRGGRTLHGEPDALDFITPQPRGVVAAITPWNDPVAVSCGLLGAALVTGNVVLYKPSERTPATGWLLARALDQALPAGVLSLLTGGPEVGAALAGQEVDVVAHVGSTATGRAIAAAAARTGAKVLLENGGSDPLVVDAGVDASWAAGQAALGAFANAGQICVAVERIYVHREVAEDFVAALVQRADALRAGPGRDPGTELGPLVDRRHRDHVHGQVTAAVADGAQVRTGGELPDGPGAFYPATVVTDCRHDMPLVREETFGPVAPVVVVDSFDEALRCAADSPYGLAATVLTASMSHAQRAWRELPVGTVKINSVFGGAPGGAAHPRRASGQGFGYGPELLDEFTATKAVHIEAPGGGHW, from the coding sequence ATGTACACGGTTGCGCAGTTGATGGGCGGGGTGTGGGGCGCGGGCGGTGGAGGCGGCGAGCTGGTCGTCAATGACCCGGCGGACGGTTCGCCGGTCAGTTCGGTGCCGGTGGCCACGGCCGACGAGGTCGGCAAGGCGGTGGCGGCGGCACGCGAAGCGGCGGCGGAGTGGGCGTCGACCGCGCCGGCCACGCGGGCGGCGGCGGTGCACCGGGCCGCGGACGCGGTCGAGGCGGTTGCTGAGGAACTGGCCGCGGCGGTCACCGCGGAGATGGGCAAGCCGCTGGCGGACGCCCGCGGTGGTGTCGAGGCGGGCATTGGCACCCTGCGACAGTACGCCGAGCTGGCCCCGCTGCGCGGCGGGCGGACGCTGCACGGCGAACCGGACGCGCTGGACTTCATAACCCCGCAGCCGCGTGGCGTGGTCGCCGCGATCACGCCATGGAACGACCCGGTGGCGGTCTCCTGCGGGTTGCTGGGCGCGGCCCTGGTCACCGGCAACGTGGTGCTCTACAAGCCCAGCGAACGGACCCCGGCGACGGGCTGGTTGCTGGCCCGGGCCCTGGACCAGGCGCTGCCGGCCGGCGTGCTGTCGCTGCTCACCGGTGGCCCGGAGGTCGGTGCCGCGCTGGCCGGACAGGAGGTGGACGTGGTCGCGCACGTCGGCTCCACCGCGACCGGGCGCGCGATCGCCGCCGCCGCGGCCCGCACCGGCGCGAAGGTGCTGTTGGAGAACGGCGGCAGTGATCCCCTGGTCGTCGACGCGGGTGTCGACGCCAGCTGGGCGGCCGGTCAGGCCGCACTCGGCGCGTTCGCCAACGCCGGGCAGATCTGCGTCGCGGTGGAGCGGATCTACGTGCACCGGGAGGTGGCCGAGGACTTCGTGGCGGCGCTCGTGCAGCGGGCCGACGCACTGCGGGCCGGCCCGGGCCGCGACCCGGGCACCGAGCTGGGCCCACTGGTCGACCGGCGGCACCGCGACCACGTGCACGGGCAGGTGACCGCGGCGGTGGCGGACGGCGCGCAGGTGCGTACCGGCGGGGAGCTGCCGGACGGGCCGGGAGCGTTCTACCCGGCCACGGTGGTGACCGACTGCCGGCACGACATGCCACTGGTACGGGAGGAGACGTTCGGGCCGGTCGCGCCGGTGGTGGTAGTCGACTCGTTCGACGAGGCCCTGCGCTGCGCCGCCGACTCCCCGTACGGGCTGGCCGCCACGGTGCTGACCGCGTCGATGAGCCACGCGCAGCGGGCCTGGCGGGAGCTGCCGGTGGGAACCGTGAAGATCAACTCAGTGTTCGGCGGCGCACCGGGCGGCGCCGCGCACCCGCGCCGGGCCAGTGGTCAGGGCTTCGGGTACGGCCCGGAGCTGCTGGACGAGTTCACCGCCACGAAGGCCGTGCACATCGAGGCGCCGGGCGGCGGGCACTGGTGA
- a CDS encoding SRPBCC family protein, giving the protein MSGVTEHVDVSVPIRTAYDQWTQFEEFPEFMEGVQEVRQLTDTMTHWTVDIAGVKREFDAEITEQLPDERVAWRSTGGTQQAGVVTFHRLDEDKTRVTLQLEFEPHGVLEQAGDKLGIVDRRAKGDLERFKTYIERRGQETGAWRGKVDRPQP; this is encoded by the coding sequence ATGAGTGGTGTTACCGAACATGTCGACGTCTCCGTACCGATTCGCACCGCGTACGACCAGTGGACGCAGTTCGAGGAGTTCCCCGAGTTCATGGAGGGCGTGCAGGAGGTTCGGCAGCTCACCGACACGATGACCCACTGGACGGTGGACATCGCCGGGGTCAAGCGCGAGTTCGACGCGGAGATCACCGAGCAGCTCCCCGACGAGCGGGTCGCCTGGCGTTCCACGGGCGGCACGCAGCAGGCCGGCGTGGTGACCTTCCACCGGTTGGACGAGGACAAGACCCGCGTCACCCTCCAGCTCGAGTTCGAGCCGCACGGGGTGCTCGAGCAGGCCGGTGACAAGCTCGGCATCGTCGACCGGCGGGCCAAGGGTGACCTGGAGCGGTTCAAGACCTACATCGAGCGACGCGGTCAGGAGACCGGCGCCTGGCGTGGCAAGGTGGACCGCCCGCAGCCGTGA
- a CDS encoding ATP-binding SpoIIE family protein phosphatase, whose product MPGTVGRVPTPATPVPGASTGPGAAAVLAHDWAGTSLGPPEGWDPAVRAVVDLILASPMPMALAYGDDLVLLYNDGYADLLGSKHPAALGRPSAEVYAEIWTLPGVGEVIERAYRQGVPFLEKESTLPMVRGRSGVAEQAVFTRSHSPVRDSTGQIVGMLTIAAETTHVTEQLQGLSEVAAALAGTLTLDDVARVALRYAIRTFDADRVAFAVDEGGGGWRMVRRVRGELMDEADERLPPLWRRIPADWSAPVVDAARSGGPSFTRDGQPLREIAVDRHDQKIRSLAALPLGTSVVRGGLAVGYQVPHTWSAAERALLAASAELIGQAAERARRFETQHGTAQLLQRSMLPENLPDLPRLRIAARYDPGVDGNAAGGDFYDAFLLPTGGLGVVLGDVAGHDVQAAARMGQVRAALRALALADPAPDAVLAGLDRLVTSLGAEAGTHELFVTVVFGVIDADRREFTLASAGHPAPLIRRCTPDGRSHSEYLTMPVGPPLGLGGRPATTTVAFRPGDTLLLFSDGVVERRRQSLTVGLDALGDAVAKAGSSDPRALCAVATAAVPGGTEDDVAVLAVEHALMPSRSASMEVPAEPTAPSRVRHWMSGQLTEWQVPEAVIGAAVLCTSELTTNALLHAGTAARVEIDLSPERLLVSVADSGTRGTVTRARTDTLSSRGRGLGLIEQLSDAWGTDPTVRGSTVWFEILIPPAERR is encoded by the coding sequence ATGCCAGGAACGGTCGGGCGAGTCCCCACGCCAGCAACCCCGGTCCCGGGCGCATCCACCGGACCGGGCGCTGCCGCCGTGCTCGCCCACGACTGGGCCGGCACCTCGCTCGGGCCGCCCGAGGGGTGGGACCCCGCAGTCCGGGCCGTGGTCGATCTGATCCTCGCCTCCCCGATGCCGATGGCGCTGGCGTACGGCGACGACCTCGTCCTGCTCTACAACGACGGCTACGCCGACCTGCTGGGCAGCAAGCACCCCGCGGCCCTCGGCCGCCCGTCCGCCGAGGTGTACGCCGAGATCTGGACGCTGCCCGGCGTCGGCGAGGTGATCGAGCGCGCCTACCGGCAAGGCGTGCCGTTCCTGGAGAAGGAGAGCACGCTCCCGATGGTCCGCGGCCGCTCCGGCGTCGCCGAGCAGGCCGTCTTCACCCGGAGCCACTCCCCCGTTCGCGACAGCACCGGGCAGATCGTCGGGATGCTGACGATCGCCGCCGAAACCACCCACGTCACCGAGCAGTTGCAGGGCCTCAGCGAGGTCGCCGCCGCGCTCGCCGGCACCCTCACCCTCGACGACGTGGCCCGGGTGGCGCTGCGGTACGCGATCAGAACGTTCGACGCCGACCGGGTCGCGTTCGCGGTCGACGAGGGCGGTGGCGGATGGCGGATGGTGCGCCGGGTGCGCGGTGAGTTGATGGACGAGGCCGACGAGCGCCTGCCGCCGCTCTGGCGGCGCATCCCGGCGGACTGGTCGGCCCCGGTGGTGGACGCGGCCCGCTCCGGCGGGCCATCGTTCACCCGGGACGGGCAGCCGCTGCGGGAGATTGCGGTGGACCGCCACGACCAGAAGATCCGCTCGCTGGCCGCGCTGCCGCTGGGCACCTCGGTGGTCCGTGGCGGGCTGGCGGTCGGCTACCAGGTGCCGCACACCTGGTCGGCCGCCGAACGGGCGCTGCTGGCCGCCTCGGCCGAGCTGATCGGCCAGGCGGCGGAGCGGGCCCGCCGGTTCGAGACCCAGCACGGCACCGCCCAGCTGCTGCAACGCAGCATGCTGCCGGAGAACCTGCCGGACCTGCCGCGGCTGCGGATCGCGGCCCGCTACGACCCGGGCGTGGACGGCAACGCGGCCGGCGGGGACTTCTACGACGCGTTCCTGCTGCCCACCGGCGGCCTCGGCGTCGTGCTGGGCGACGTCGCTGGGCACGACGTACAGGCCGCCGCGCGGATGGGCCAGGTCCGCGCGGCGCTGCGCGCGCTGGCCCTGGCCGACCCTGCCCCGGACGCGGTGCTGGCCGGGCTCGACCGGCTGGTGACCAGCCTGGGCGCGGAGGCAGGCACGCACGAACTGTTCGTCACCGTGGTGTTCGGGGTGATCGACGCCGATCGGCGCGAGTTCACCCTGGCCAGCGCCGGGCACCCCGCGCCGTTGATCCGTCGCTGCACCCCGGACGGTCGCTCACACTCCGAATACCTGACGATGCCGGTCGGCCCCCCGCTGGGGCTCGGCGGCCGGCCGGCCACCACCACCGTCGCGTTCCGCCCCGGCGACACCCTGCTGCTGTTCAGCGACGGCGTGGTGGAGCGCCGCAGGCAGAGCCTCACCGTCGGGCTGGACGCGCTCGGCGACGCGGTCGCCAAGGCCGGCAGCAGTGACCCCCGCGCGCTCTGCGCGGTGGCCACCGCCGCGGTGCCCGGCGGCACCGAGGACGACGTGGCCGTGCTGGCGGTCGAGCACGCGCTCATGCCCAGCCGCTCGGCGAGCATGGAGGTGCCGGCGGAGCCGACCGCCCCCAGCCGGGTCCGGCACTGGATGAGCGGCCAGCTCACCGAGTGGCAGGTGCCCGAGGCGGTGATCGGTGCGGCGGTGCTGTGCACCAGCGAGCTGACCACCAACGCGTTGCTGCACGCCGGCACCGCCGCCCGGGTGGAGATCGACCTCAGCCCCGAGCGGCTGCTGGTCTCGGTCGCCGATTCCGGCACCCGCGGGACCGTGACCCGGGCCCGCACCGACACGTTGAGCAGTCGCGGGCGGGGGCTCGGCCTGATCGAGCAGCTCAGTGACGCCTGGGGCACCGACCCGACGGTCCGCGGCTCCACGGTCTGGTTCGAGATCCTGATTCCGCCGGCCGAGCGCCGCTGA
- a CDS encoding ChaB family protein, whose amino-acid sequence MPGREDLPSTLRRSPDKAQRTWEKTHDSAVDTYGEGERSHRTAFAAVKHQFEKVGDHWEPKGRKGPSDRQAAGGGPERRAPTAGGVDANASKDHLMSVARELDVTGRSSMTKPELVKAIEKANDRATRKARGD is encoded by the coding sequence ATGCCCGGGCGCGAGGACCTGCCCAGCACGCTGCGACGCTCCCCGGACAAGGCGCAGCGGACCTGGGAGAAGACGCACGACTCGGCGGTGGACACCTACGGCGAGGGGGAGCGGTCGCACCGCACCGCCTTCGCCGCGGTGAAGCACCAGTTCGAGAAGGTGGGCGACCACTGGGAGCCGAAGGGCCGCAAGGGCCCGAGCGATCGCCAGGCGGCCGGCGGCGGGCCGGAACGGCGGGCCCCCACCGCGGGTGGGGTGGACGCCAACGCCAGCAAGGACCACCTGATGTCGGTGGCCCGCGAGCTGGACGTGACCGGCCGGTCCAGCATGACCAAGCCGGAGCTGGTCAAGGCGATCGAGAAGGCCAACGATCGGGCCACCCGCAAGGCCCGCGGCGACTGA
- a CDS encoding MFS transporter has protein sequence MSTTPTPPRASLLLLAYLAFVSLGLPDGLLGVGWPSIRADFGVPTEAVGLLLTAGTVGYLTSSVLAGFTLARVGVGALLAGSTLLASLALTGYAASTGLAVLVGCALLLGLGSGAIDSGLNAYVAGAFGPRHMNWMHAFFGLGVAIGPLIMTAALSAGLAWRWGYGIVAAAQLALATAFALTVRAWRHRVPASTEPGAAVATSPAPPAAQLPIRATLRLPAVWSGALAFALYVAIEVSAGLWAFLLLTEGRGLGPAVAGGCVSAYWGSLFVGRVVQGVVAERLGARLVLRGSLAGMAVGAALIAVPGSAALAVLGLVVVGFAAAPVFPLLTLTTADRVGVAHADRAIGLQIGAAGVGAALVPAGLGVLIGNLSVQVLGPALVVLALALVVLYELGARRPGPDQPRSPVQVGTGQTGTAGQPVSGPVLPVVDGR, from the coding sequence GTGTCCACCACGCCCACGCCGCCCCGCGCCTCGCTGCTCCTGCTGGCGTACCTCGCCTTCGTGAGCCTCGGCCTGCCCGACGGCCTGCTCGGTGTCGGTTGGCCCTCGATCAGGGCCGACTTCGGCGTACCGACCGAGGCGGTCGGCCTGCTACTCACCGCGGGCACCGTCGGCTACCTCACCTCCAGCGTGCTGGCCGGGTTCACACTGGCCCGGGTCGGGGTGGGCGCGCTGCTCGCCGGCAGCACCCTGCTGGCCAGCCTGGCGCTGACCGGGTACGCCGCGAGCACCGGGCTGGCCGTGCTGGTGGGCTGCGCGCTGCTGCTCGGGCTTGGCTCCGGCGCGATCGACTCCGGGCTCAACGCGTACGTCGCCGGCGCCTTCGGCCCGCGCCACATGAACTGGATGCACGCCTTCTTCGGGCTGGGCGTGGCGATCGGCCCGCTGATCATGACCGCGGCGCTGAGCGCGGGGCTGGCCTGGCGGTGGGGGTACGGCATCGTGGCCGCCGCCCAGCTCGCCCTCGCCACCGCGTTCGCGCTCACCGTACGGGCCTGGCGGCACCGCGTCCCCGCCTCCACCGAGCCGGGCGCCGCGGTCGCGACGTCCCCCGCCCCGCCGGCGGCACAGCTCCCGATCCGGGCCACGCTGAGGCTGCCCGCGGTCTGGTCCGGGGCGCTCGCCTTCGCGCTGTACGTGGCCATCGAGGTGTCCGCCGGGCTGTGGGCGTTCCTGCTGCTGACCGAGGGGCGCGGGCTGGGCCCCGCGGTGGCCGGTGGCTGCGTCTCCGCCTACTGGGGCAGCCTCTTCGTCGGCCGGGTGGTGCAGGGCGTGGTGGCCGAGCGGCTGGGGGCCCGGTTGGTGCTGCGCGGCAGCCTGGCCGGGATGGCCGTCGGTGCGGCGCTGATCGCCGTACCCGGGTCGGCCGCGCTGGCCGTGCTCGGTCTGGTCGTGGTCGGTTTCGCCGCCGCGCCGGTGTTCCCGCTGCTCACCCTCACCACCGCCGACCGGGTCGGGGTGGCGCACGCGGACCGGGCCATCGGGCTCCAGATCGGCGCCGCCGGCGTGGGGGCGGCGCTCGTTCCTGCCGGGCTCGGCGTACTGATCGGCAACCTGTCGGTGCAGGTGCTCGGCCCGGCCCTGGTGGTGCTCGCGCTGGCGCTGGTCGTGCTGTACGAGTTGGGCGCCCGCCGGCCCGGCCCGGATCAGCCCAGGTCGCCCGTTCAGGTCGGGACCGGTCAGACCGGTACGGCGGGTCAGCCGGTGTCCGGCCCGGTCCTGCCGGTGGTGGACGGGCGGTAG
- a CDS encoding DUF6401 family natural product biosynthesis protein, protein MRVPFNRVAPRTAVDSARSTLAALTVSVGTAGLAAAAARPGLLALVDQHAAAVRDSLDGDRRPLTAATLAGYAEGVRAAAVEHGWVPPSGPVDWSEPEWLLTRLVAVCALARALDRT, encoded by the coding sequence ATGCGTGTGCCGTTCAACCGGGTCGCCCCCCGTACCGCCGTCGACTCGGCGCGGTCCACCCTGGCAGCTCTCACCGTCTCCGTGGGCACCGCCGGGCTCGCCGCCGCCGCGGCGCGACCCGGCCTGCTGGCCCTGGTCGACCAGCACGCGGCCGCCGTGCGGGACAGCCTCGACGGGGACCGCCGCCCGCTGACCGCCGCGACGCTCGCCGGCTACGCCGAGGGGGTCCGCGCGGCCGCCGTCGAGCACGGGTGGGTGCCGCCGAGCGGCCCGGTGGACTGGAGCGAGCCGGAGTGGCTGCTCACCCGGCTGGTCGCGGTCTGCGCGCTGGCTCGCGCGCTGGACCGGACCTGA
- a CDS encoding YihY/virulence factor BrkB family protein, with translation MTTTEPGTTLGGTLGTRVPRRIRQLSWRTWRGVGVRSARNFVTDNCSDWAAALTYYGVLALFPSAIVVVALVGLVSNGEQTVATVVDLAKQMGAGSVVADDGIVKVIGEVVDQESSAKALLSFGLLGALWSASGFIGAFTRASNAIYGVTEGRPVWKLRPLQIGLAAITLVLLAIVALGLIVSGPVTDAVGDLINAGGLARTVWSVAKWPVLALIMMVLLSLLFWIAPNVQQPRFRWLTPGGAVALFAWAVASFGFGLYVANFGSYDATYGSLGAAIAFLVWLYLSNSALMLGVQINAEVQRGRRLQAGDPDPDEPVLPPRRPAES, from the coding sequence ATGACGACCACGGAGCCCGGTACGACGCTCGGCGGCACCCTCGGCACCCGGGTACCCCGGCGGATACGGCAGCTGAGCTGGCGAACCTGGCGTGGGGTGGGGGTCCGCAGCGCGCGCAACTTCGTCACCGACAACTGCTCCGACTGGGCCGCCGCTCTGACCTACTACGGGGTGCTCGCGCTCTTTCCGTCCGCCATCGTGGTGGTGGCCCTCGTCGGCTTGGTCTCCAACGGCGAACAGACGGTGGCCACGGTCGTCGACCTGGCCAAGCAGATGGGCGCCGGGTCGGTGGTGGCCGACGACGGCATCGTCAAGGTGATCGGTGAGGTGGTGGACCAGGAGAGCTCCGCGAAGGCGCTGCTCAGCTTCGGTCTGCTCGGAGCGCTCTGGTCCGCGTCCGGGTTCATCGGGGCGTTCACCCGCGCGTCCAACGCCATCTACGGAGTGACCGAGGGCCGGCCGGTGTGGAAGCTGCGCCCGTTGCAGATCGGCCTGGCCGCGATCACGCTGGTGCTGCTGGCGATCGTCGCCCTCGGGCTGATCGTCAGCGGTCCGGTGACCGACGCGGTCGGCGACCTGATCAACGCCGGTGGCTTGGCCCGGACGGTGTGGAGCGTGGCGAAGTGGCCGGTGCTCGCCCTGATCATGATGGTGCTGCTGTCACTGCTGTTCTGGATCGCCCCGAACGTGCAGCAGCCCCGGTTCCGCTGGCTCACCCCGGGCGGCGCGGTGGCCCTGTTCGCCTGGGCGGTGGCCTCCTTCGGCTTCGGCCTCTACGTCGCCAACTTCGGCTCGTACGACGCCACCTACGGCAGCCTGGGAGCGGCCATCGCGTTCCTGGTCTGGCTCTACCTGTCCAACTCGGCGCTGATGCTGGGGGTGCAGATCAACGCCGAGGTGCAGCGCGGTCGGCGGTTGCAGGCCGGCGATCCGGACCCGGACGAGCCGGTGCTGCCGCCGCGGAGGCCGGCCGAGTCCTGA
- a CDS encoding phytoene desaturase family protein: protein MTTTGAESADAVVVGAGHNGLVAANLLADAGWDVVVLEATAVPGGAVRSAEVTAPGYLSDLYSSFYPLGYASPVLAGLDLDRYGLSWRHSPDVLAHLLPDGRAAVINRDPDVTAASLERFAPGDGKRWLNAYTDWLEVAEPMLTTITTPFPPLRGGLALLRRMRVAGALRLARRLVVPVRKLGDELFAGDGGQALLAGCALHTDLSPEEAGSGVYGWLLAMLGQQVGWPVPDGGAQQITNALVARLQERGGRIVYGARVDRVLTARGRAMGVRTDGGTLWRARRAVLADVPAPALYLDLVGAAALPTRLVEDLAHFRWDGSTLKVDWALSAPLPWTNREVTGAGTVHLGADLDGLTRYSGELARGELPRDPFLLLGQMSVADPSHSPPGTESLWSYTHLPFRRHWRAEDVAGHVQRMEDVLEAAAPGFRQLIVGRHVAGPADLEKGNPSLVGGTLGGGTAAAYQQLFLRPIPGLGRADTPVDRLFLASASAHPGGGVHGAPGANAARAALARDRALTGRAYAAAIATAHRAVYPD, encoded by the coding sequence ATGACTACCACCGGCGCGGAGAGCGCGGACGCCGTCGTCGTCGGCGCCGGCCACAACGGCCTGGTAGCGGCCAACCTGCTGGCGGACGCCGGTTGGGACGTGGTGGTGCTGGAGGCGACCGCCGTGCCCGGCGGCGCGGTCCGCTCCGCCGAGGTGACCGCGCCCGGCTACCTCAGCGACCTCTACAGCTCCTTCTACCCCCTCGGGTACGCCTCGCCCGTGCTGGCGGGCCTCGACCTGGACCGGTACGGGCTGTCCTGGCGGCACTCGCCGGACGTGCTGGCGCACCTGCTGCCGGACGGCCGCGCCGCGGTGATCAACCGGGACCCGGACGTCACCGCCGCCTCGCTGGAGCGGTTCGCCCCCGGTGACGGCAAGCGCTGGCTGAACGCGTACACCGACTGGCTCGAGGTGGCCGAGCCGATGCTGACGACGATCACCACGCCGTTCCCACCGCTGCGGGGCGGGCTGGCTCTGCTGCGGCGGATGCGGGTCGCCGGAGCGCTGCGACTGGCCCGGCGGCTGGTGGTGCCGGTCCGCAAGCTCGGCGACGAACTCTTCGCCGGGGACGGCGGGCAGGCGCTGCTGGCCGGCTGCGCCCTGCACACCGACCTGTCCCCGGAGGAGGCCGGCTCCGGGGTGTACGGCTGGCTGCTGGCCATGCTCGGTCAGCAGGTCGGCTGGCCGGTGCCCGACGGCGGCGCGCAGCAGATCACCAACGCGCTGGTGGCCCGGCTCCAGGAGCGCGGCGGCCGGATCGTCTACGGCGCCCGGGTCGACCGGGTGCTCACCGCCCGGGGCCGGGCGATGGGGGTGCGCACGGACGGCGGCACGCTCTGGCGGGCCCGGCGGGCGGTGCTCGCCGACGTGCCGGCGCCGGCGCTCTACCTCGACCTGGTCGGCGCGGCGGCGCTGCCGACGCGGCTGGTGGAGGACCTGGCGCACTTCCGGTGGGACGGCTCGACGCTGAAGGTCGACTGGGCGCTCTCCGCGCCGCTGCCGTGGACGAACCGGGAGGTGACCGGCGCCGGCACCGTGCACCTCGGCGCGGACCTGGACGGGCTCACCCGCTACTCCGGTGAGCTGGCCCGCGGCGAGCTGCCGCGCGACCCGTTCCTGCTGCTCGGGCAGATGTCGGTGGCCGACCCGAGCCACTCCCCGCCGGGCACCGAGTCGCTCTGGTCGTACACGCACCTGCCGTTCCGCCGGCACTGGCGGGCCGAGGACGTCGCCGGGCACGTCCAGCGGATGGAGGACGTGCTGGAGGCGGCCGCACCGGGTTTCCGGCAGCTCATCGTCGGCCGGCACGTGGCCGGTCCGGCCGACCTGGAGAAGGGCAATCCGAGCCTGGTCGGCGGCACGCTCGGCGGTGGCACCGCGGCCGCGTACCAGCAGCTGTTCCTGCGCCCGATCCCCGGCCTGGGCCGGGCGGACACCCCGGTGGACCGGCTCTTCCTGGCCAGCGCGTCGGCGCATCCCGGCGGCGGGGTGCACGGCGCACCCGGCGCGAACGCGGCCCGCGCGGCGCTCGCGCGCGACCGCGCGCTCACCGGTCGCGCGTACGCCGCCGCCATCGCCACCGCACACCGCGCCGTCTACCCCGACTGA